One genomic region from Ptychodera flava strain L36383 chromosome 5, AS_Pfla_20210202, whole genome shotgun sequence encodes:
- the LOC139132686 gene encoding kremen protein 1-like, which produces MGQSLFIVRFALIIAFKLLLASFSQQDPGFLGRYKESYDRIFPMTTSWPIPQNDVTIQGCIGACRDRGKTVAALISADECYCGDDSVDYWRYGEAIPGLPILPDIQAVRYNTKQCSGDTGTSPYRQGCGGDWQFDVHNTSFGACGGDYTDSSGYIYSPNFPGNYTNEQSCTWTITVDPGHIVKLTTLMLRLQDNDMVIVKDGIEDHSSTISTFTGYSLPQPLYSSSNTLRIEMITDDLGNDLGFILQYEAVNPMITTLTPLVTSRVQATEINTRQTASHTTTQKEITTQKETSTQPKQPNLMTSHGHISTTLLTKGTTTVMKTEYCCSCRESAQSCDGSKQIASKSYAYQCLRLFKPCPLPLRL; this is translated from the exons ATGGGTCAATCATTGTTCATCGTTCGCTTTGCGTTGATTATTGCTTTTAAACTTTTGTTGGCGTCATTTAGTCAGCAAG ATCCGGGCTTTCTCGGTCGATATAAGGAGAGTTATGACAGGATATTTCCCATGACGACGTCATGGCCGATACCCCAGAATGACGTCACAATACAAGGATGCATCGGAGCATGTCGAGATCGAGGAAAGACTGTTGCAGCACTCATTAGTGCCGATGAGTGTTACTGTGGTGATGACTCTGTTGATTACTGGCGTTATGGAGAGGCTATTCCAGGATTACCAATACTGCCTGACATACAGGCTGTGCGATACAACACAAAGCAGTGTTCTGGTGATACTGGAACATCGCCATACAGACAAGGCTGTGGAGGAGATTGGCAATTTGATGTTCATAACA CGTCTTTCGGTGCCTGTGGCGGTGACTACACTGATTCCAGTGGATACATATATTCACCAAATTTCCCCGGTAACTATACCAACGAACAATCGTGTACTTGGACAATAACAGTGGATCCTGGACACATAGTAAAGCTAACCACTCTTATGCTGAGATTACAAGACAATGACATGGTGATTGTGAAGGATGGGATAGAAGACCATAGCTCTACTATCAGTACTTTTACTGGTTATTCACTACCACAGCCATTATACAGTTCATCAAATACTCTTCGCATTGAGATGATCACCGACGATCTGGGCAATGATCTTGGATTTATACTTCAGTACGAGG CTGTGAATCCAATGATAACGACGCTGACTCCACTGGTGACATCCAGGGTACAGGCTACAGAAATCAATACACGTCAAACAGCATCACACACAACAACACAAAAAGAGATTACAACCCAAAAGGAAACATCTACACAGCCGAAACAGCCGAATTTAATGACGTCACATGGACACATATCAACGACATTATTGACAAAGGGCACGACAACTGTGATGAAAACTGAATATTGCTGCAGTTGCCGTGAAAGCGCTCAATCTTGCGATGGCAGTAAACAAATTGCAAGTAAGTCGTACGCATATCAGTGTCTCCGACTGTTTAAACCGTGTCCTCTTCCCCTTCGTCTTTAA
- the LOC139132920 gene encoding kremen protein 1-like: protein MGQSLFIVRFVLIIAFKLLLASFSQQVEVRLTGGRTPFEGRVEVRRDGENSWRYMCGTGAGWDLTVARAVCKQLGYFTVMWEWSNSEFGRSDLQSSVCDVRCPIMSESLEDCTIDWDNNGHDCQCDDNYHAGITCYYPGFFGRYKNSYDRIFPLAMPWPIPKNDVTIQRCIRACRDQGKTIAVLESGDECYCGDDSVDYWRYGEAIPGLPILPDTQAVQYNTQQCPGDTGTSPHVQGCGGDWQFDVYNTSFGACGGNYTDSSGYIYSPNFPGNYTNDQSCTWTITVDPVHIVKLTTLMLRLQGNDMVIVKDGIEDHSSTISTFTGYSLSQPLYSSSNTLRIEMITDDTGNDLGFVLQYEAVVAVLTTQTLPATSTISATEVNTRQITVQSETLKETTISATEMNTRKITSQSPTSKETTISATGVNARKTSSQSPTSKETTIQPEMFQQCPTKPYQSCNCSGQLAIGFVIGVIVSLAVTSITAVIIKIVYKRRQTTKRGKEVEDTKRSVDAEVEDSSYTSLQLNEVTQSTYESLNSTQEGSTVSKNVGNTMEDAIESSPYQEITSLK, encoded by the exons ATGGGTCAATCATTGTTCATCGTTCGCTTTGTGTTGATTATTGCTTTTAAACTTTTGTTGGCGTCATTTAGTCAGCAAG ttgagGTACGGCTGACTGGTGGTCGGACGCCATTTGAAGGAAGAGTTGAAGTAAGACGAGATGGAGAGAACTCATGGAGATATATGTGTGGAACTGGTGCAGGATGGGACCTAACAGTAGCAAGGGCTGTGTGTAAACAGTTGG GTTATTTCACTGTGATGTGGGAATGGTCTAACAGTGAATTTGGTAGAAGTGATCTGCAGTCTTCTGTTTGTGACGTCAGATGTCCTATCATGTCAGAATCGTTAGAAGACTGTACCATAGATTGGGACAACAACGGACATGATTGTCAGTGTGATGACAATTACCATGCAGGAATCACGTGTTACT ATCCGGGTTTTTTCGGTCGGTATAAGAACAGTTATGACAGAATATTTCCCCTAGCCATGCCATGGCCGATACCCAAGAATGACGTCACAATACAGCGGTGTATCAGAGCATGTCGGGATCAAGGAAAGACAATAGCCGTACTGGAAAGTGGCGATGAGTGTTACTGTGGTGATGACTCTGTTGATTACTGGCGTTATGGAGAGGCTATTCCAGGATTACCAATACTGCCTGACACACAGGCTGTGCAATACAACACACAGCAGTGTCCTGGTGATACTGGAACATCGCCACACGTACAAGGCTGTGGAGGAGATTGGCAATTCGATGTTTATAACA CATCTTTCGGTGCCTGTGGCGGTAACTACACTGATTCCAGTGGATACATATATTCACCAAATTTCCCCGGTAACTATACCAACGATCAATCGTGTACTTGGACAATAACAGTGGATCCTGTACACATAGTAAAGCTAACCACTCTTATGCTGAGATTACAAGGCAATGACATGGTGATTGTGAAGGATGGGATAGAAGATCATAGCTCTACTATCAGTACTTTTACTGGTTATTCACTATCACAGCCACTATACAGTTCATCAAATACTCTTCGCATTGAGATGATTACCGACGATACAGGCAATGATCTTGGATTTGTACTGCAGTATGAGG CTGTTGTTGCAGTTTTAACGACGCAGACTCTACCAGCAACATCCACAATATCTGCTACGGAAGTTAATACTCGTCAAATAACAGTGCAGTCAGAAACATTAAAAGAGACCACAATATCTGCCACCGAGATGAATACGCGTAAAATAACATCACAGTCACCAACGTCAAAAGAGACTACAATATCTGCCACTGGGGTTAATGCGCGTAAAACGTCATCACAGTCACCAACGTCAAAAGAGACCACTATACAGCCTGAGATGTTTCAACAATGTCCTACCAAACCCTATCAATCTTGTAATTGTAGTGGACAGCTGGCGA TTGGATTCGTAATCGGTGTCATAGTGTCACTTGCAGTCACATCAATCACTGCGGTCATTATCAAGATTGTTTACAAGAG GCGCCAGACAACGAAACGAGGCAAGGAGGTAGAAGACACTAAAAGATCCGTGGACGCAGAAGTAGAAGATTCTTCGTATACATCACTTCAACTGAATGAGGTTACTCAAAGTACATATGAATCATTGAATTCCACTCAGGAAGGTTCTACCGTCAGTAAGAATGTTGGTAACACGATGGAGGACGCTATCGAATCATCTCCGTATCAAGAAATAACGTCTTTGAAATAA